The DNA window CAGCCGAAGAGTTTGCGGCCATGAAAGGCAAGCTCGACATGCTGCAGAGCAAGCTCAAGAAGATCACCAAGAGAAGCAAGCAGGATTCGGATGCTTTTGGTGAGAAAATCCTGGCTCTTGATGCCAAGCAATCCCAGATGGCGAGAAGGTGCGAGGAGTTCGAGCAGTGCATGGAGGAGATGAAGCAGCTGACGCTGCAGCTGCAGGAGCAAAAGGAAGCAGTAAACAATGAGGTAATTCGTTGACAATCAAATGCTCCTGTTGGTTTCATCTTTGCATTTGTTTGATCGGTGATGAGAACTGCGATCAGACGATGAATTTGATGGAAAGCTGTTCTCCTTTTTCTGCAACGCGTTGCAGAACGTGGAGGTGGTCGTGGAGAGAAGCTTGCGGAACCTGTCGAGCGGCCGGGACCTGGTGGACGGGCTGGAGGCGCTCCGGGACCGGTGGGCCGCCGGCATGGAGGAGATGATCTACCTGGGCTGGATCACGGCGTGGCTGCAGCACGACCTCATGCTcatcgacgacgacggcggcagCACCTACGACGGCGACGAAGACGGCGGCGCCGTACTCGGTGTCAGCGcctacgacgacgacgacggccgcAAGGGCGGGCGCCCGGCGCCGGAGGAcgaggagaggaagaagggggagacGATGGTGGCCGCAGCGGCGCCGAGCAACGAGGTGGAGCTGTGCAAGGCGGGGTccgtgtcgtcgtcgtcgtccgggTCCGCGGGCCGCCCGCGCCGCATCGTGGAggtggagccgccgccgccggccgcatcgTGCCTGGGGTtcgcggcggcgggagggcgcagcagcagcggcggggacggcggcgggtggagcaTCGGGCGGCCGAGGCTGCTCCGGAAGCTCCGCGGgtgggccggcgccggcgggacCAAGGCCGGCGACAGGGGCAAGGCGCGGTGCAGGATCGCGGGCCCGTGCTGTCAGAAATGAAATAAATAATTACAGTGATTGGTCCCTGTGTAGACTCCGTATTTGCTTGTGAAAATTCGAGAATGTTTGTTTTAAAAAAAGGATTCGAGAATGAAAATTGAAATTTGTTCTTCGAGAAGACGTGGGAAAGAAAAGGTTAGAATCGCATGTGAcggtgagagagagagaaaatggTTGATTTGTACGTGTGTGTTTGGGAGCCGGGAAGAGGGAAGAATGCGCGGTGTCCATGTGCTCTGGACAGTTCTTCACATTCTTTACTAGCTGTTCTAACCTTCATGGGGATTGCAGTCAGGATCTACGTTGTCGTTCGCAGATCGAGCACGTTTTGTTTAGCTGCAAACTAATGTGCGTTCTGAAATGAATTAAAGAAAAAAAGATTCTCCCGACTCATAAACGTATTTTGGCTTTAGGATTTCTATCCTACAAACTTCTTCTTTTAACTTTGAGTATATATAAACATAGAAAGTCAGAAAGTGCAGGCTGATAATCTGAAAAAATCTTTTACTTAATGGAATACGTGCTCAGGCAAAATTTCTTTATGAAAATCTTTGCTAGATCATCATTGTAAAAAAAGTACTCCACCGTTCTAAATATATAGGAATATAatattatatatctagatttgctGAAATGTTatacaatttggaacggagtaTTTGTATAATGTTTAACCGTGCACACATCTTGGGCTTCGGATTTTCGGGCGCCTGTAGGCCTGGAGCAACAAATTGAAATGGAGTCTGGAGCACCGCGACGGCGTCGCGACGTCTCAACGAGAGAGGACGGAGATGGGAACGGTCCTCGGCTCCCCTGGCGCGGCGCCACGGCAGCacgcggcgcgcggccgcgtGTAGCCTTCTCCGCTTCTCCCCCCTTGCGGACGCGACAGCAGATGCCGCATCCCGCATGCGGCGCCTTGAACTCGCCGTGACTCCGAGCCGAGACCGGGACGCGAGACCGCGAGGGAGGGGTACGCATTGAAGAAGGGGTGGGCGccgctcggcgcggcggcggccgggggcctCGCCGCCCCATGCATGCGTCGTGTCgatgccgccgcgcccccggtcACCACGTGCCATCCCGCGCCCCGCCTCGCCTGTCGCCGCCGGACACGGCGGCGCCCTGCCCCTTCCGCCCCTTTGCTCGGCTCGCTTCTCTTTCCCGGCTGCAGCATGGTTGCATGGCGACGCCTGGGCGTGGCAGCCTGGCACGTAGCGGTAGCGCAGCGGGGGAGCAGGGGAGCACGAGTCCAAGATCTCGCCTCAGGATTGATGCATCATGGCGATGGCGCGCGGTTTTTCGCGCAGGCACCCCCAGCCTTATCGCTTATTCGCGCCGTCGGTCTGTTCAACGGAAGAGACGATGGTTATTCTTTTTTAGTTCTTTCGacttttaaattttttttctCAAATACGTAAGAAGAGAATTGCGTATCTTTAAACTTCTAGGTTCGTTCAGGATTTCGGACGTTATCTTCTCTATACTTCCGAAAGCAGAAGGAAATTCAAGAAACACAAATGCATTTTCTCGGCTGCTGAGCGAGAGCAAGAAACTAAATTACATTACACACTTGTTTTTAACAAAAGTATAAAACTCCTCTCGGAAAATAAAAGCAAAGAAAATGTCTCCGAGGATGACTGATAAAATTGCTAAATGCTATATagtctttctccttttctttttccttctcttcCTTGCGAGAGGAATATAGTCTTCTCCTTGGCCGTATATCAATTATTTCTTTTGCAGTATTCGTCAAGCTTTAGTTCTCAAATTTGGCGTGCTTTGTACTGTTTTTTTAGAAATTGAGGTCTTGTACCAAGTCGCTTTAACGAGAAAGCAATGCGTACATAGGCAGTGCTCAATGCAGGAGATTAGAATATAACGATATTACTAAagtatttctttctttttttaacTTATTATTATGATATACTTGACGTGCacacagttttgtataaatttatcTGAATTAAAGCAAGCGAAAAGGGAACCTATTACCCCATGGACTGGAAATAAAAACCTGAGAAACAAAGGAACCCAACTACAATATCCCCTCATCCAGTCATTTGACCAAACTAGGCCTTAAAATACTGTGTTCATCGATCTCGTGGGTCCCACACCCCTTCTAGTATTTCCTACCGACTCGTACTTGCTTTTCCTCCTCCGTCGCCATCAGCAAACGCAACGCGCGCACACATGCCTTTCTTCCTCGCCATGGCAAGCATCGCCGCCCACAAGTGCGTAGCCACCccacccgccgccgtcctcctcatATGAACATGTCCTAAGTTTGCCGCCGCATGCAAACGCACCTCGCAAGGCACGGCGAAGCTCCGGGTATGTATAGCTTGTGATGTCTGCGTCGTCCTTGCCTTGACACCGAGGCCAAACCAGCCATGCGAGCATCCGTCTCCGCCTCCTCCGCGCAACCTTGCTTGCCGTGCTTGCACAGCCATGGAAACGGCAGGGCGGTCGCCGCCGCCTATGCCGTGGCGGCGTGCCTTGTGGCGGTGACCTTCTTGGCGCTGGCTGCCCTGGACCCCAGGGCGCAAGCTTCCAGCTGGttcttgtcgtcgtcgtcgtcttcctccctctcctctttctcctCCTTGCAGCCGAGCGGAGGTGGCGGTGCCTCTGAGCACCTGCTGGTCACATCCAGCTCGTACTCCGACGACGGCGACAGCAGGAACAGCACCGGCAAGGAGGTGCACGAGGAGGTGCAGGTTGGTGGTGATGACCTCCTGCTGTCCTTGATCAACCCCAGCTCCGGCCGTGGCGCGCCTCAGCTCTCCGTCACGCCGCCGACCGCCGCACCGGAACTGGAACCGACGCCGGCCGCACTGGCTCCACCTGCAGCGACGGTATGCAGCCCAACTACTAGTTCATGGtgtgttttttttttaattttcttCTGATATTTAACGATTTCTGGTTAGTTCGTTGGCATAATTCTTGAAATGCACTGTTTTCTTAAAGGAGAAATGAATTGCTATTTGGGACATGTCATGCTTGCTGGATAACAGTACCCACTAGTAGTGTGTTTAGTTGATAAAATTGTGAAATTAAATTAAGAAACGGAGCAATATTTTGGACTACAAAATCCCTCTGTTCAGGATGCCCATGATCAGAACTGAACTTGTAAATCAATTCTTATTGTTGCTGGCCTAAAATGGATGCCAAAATTCACTGGTAATTTGCGCACGTGGATATTTACGGCGTAGTAGGAGTACTCCCATCATTCCACCTTTTGGTCAGAGCATCATCATCTTACTCCTTGTCCACTTTTCCGACAGTGCTTACTTCACTTCGATCACCATCGAGTTCATCAGTAGATTTCCTGACAACAATTCAATGATGGTATAGCTATTGGTGTTGCGACGCCGTTTATCTTCGATCGAACGGCTGCTGTCACGCGCCAAATAGGAATTAATTAATTACATTTTTGATCAAAATCCTGGAGCAGATTTACCCAATAGAAACAGAACACCTCATCTCAGAGAAGGCAAGGTGTTCTTGGCTTTCCAGCAACAATTAAGGTGGAAGGAAGGACGGATCCGTCCTTCTGCTGAATTGGCATGTGTGTTTACGAAGTCTTGGCTCATCACAAACTTTCAGAATCATCGGGGGGACCGCAGGAGAATATACAGACCTGCTTGCACTTCGCAATTAATTGGAGAAGCTACACAGTGTAGCTAAACTAGTAAAATGCGTTGCTTGTGCAATTGAAATTGTTCACGGATTAGGATGGGCAGCTTCCAACGACCTGTTTTAATTGCGTAACAGGTTTCCGAATCCGCAACTGCCTTGTGTTGCCGGTTCCTGAGAAAGGAAGTTAGTTTTAGAATAACTCCTG is part of the Panicum hallii strain FIL2 chromosome 2, PHallii_v3.1, whole genome shotgun sequence genome and encodes:
- the LOC112881489 gene encoding protein CHUP1, chloroplastic-like, producing MESKRAECITNLLLKIVFPLAFPLAGAFICDLITNRANRHSSYTDSSESSFQLDQSSGSICKEEEQEEMESTRQASRRLARTKSACSTAGRLQISELARQASNAEDVMVVEATESSSEDTAHKQLQDDQRMVTDEIASLKIMVSALEDRACSIESQFHEYCDMKEQESAYQKMQIMCLGMKLELLESQNQRLEAAAAEIRAAAEEFAAMKGKLDMLQSKLKKITKRSKQDSDAFGEKILALDAKQSQMARRCEEFEQCMEEMKQLTLQLQEQKEAVNNENVEVVVERSLRNLSSGRDLVDGLEALRDRWAAGMEEMIYLGWITAWLQHDLMLIDDDGGSTYDGDEDGGAVLGVSAYDDDDGRKGGRPAPEDEERKKGETMVAAAAPSNEVELCKAGSVSSSSSGSAGRPRRIVEVEPPPPAASCLGFAAAGGRSSSGGDGGGWSIGRPRLLRKLRGWAGAGGTKAGDRGKARCRIAGPCCQK